The following DNA comes from Candidatus Dormiibacterota bacterium.
CTTCTATAAAGAAGAGAAGGGCCTCGATTTCACTGCGCTGCGTTACGGCAACGTCTACGGTCCACGCCAAGACCCCAACGGCGAAGCGGGCGTTATCTCGATCTTCATCGGCAAGTTCCTCAAGCACGAGGGCATCCGCATCGATTGGGACGGCGACCAGACGCGCGATTACGTTTTCGTGAAAGATGTCGCGCAAGCTAATGCGGCCGCGCTCGAAAAAGGCTCCGGCGGCATCTACGTGATCGGTACCAACGTCAAAACCAGCGTGAACGAAGTCTATCGCACACTCGTGAAGATCAGCGGCTTCGAAGCGCCGGTGACGCCCGGGCCACGGCGCGCCGGCGACGCACGCGACGCGCAGTTCGATTCGTCCCTAGCGCAAAAAGAGCTCGGCTGGAAGCCCGCGACCAACCTCATGGACGGCATGCGCGAAACTTACGAATACTTTGAAAAGCTCGCAGTCTAGCAAAACGAGCTACTGCAGAACGGCACCGGTGTGGGGAACGTGTGATTTTTGTGCAATCGACAGGATGTCGAACTTCCTTTGAATGTTGCACAAAAACATACGAGTAGGAAGCGCGCAGGATGCGCGCTGACGAACGGTTCCCCACACCGGTGCCGTTCTGCAGTAGCTCGTTCTGCTAGCTAACCACGAAGCT
Coding sequences within:
- a CDS encoding NAD-dependent epimerase/dehydratase family protein, whose translation is MRIIVTGGAGFIGSHIVDAYLALGHDVLVLDSLWEHGGGRRANVPERANFVHMDIRDANIARIFHEFRPEIVSHHAAQHSVAISTRDPKFDADVNVIGLLNVLETSVKSGVKKVIFASSGATFGTPDHFPIVESTPQRPTSPYGITKMVAEHYLRFYKEEKGLDFTALRYGNVYGPRQDPNGEAGVISIFIGKFLKHEGIRIDWDGDQTRDYVFVKDVAQANAAALEKGSGGIYVIGTNVKTSVNEVYRTLVKISGFEAPVTPGPRRAGDARDAQFDSSLAQKELGWKPATNLMDGMRETYEYFEKLAV